One window from the genome of Hippopotamus amphibius kiboko isolate mHipAmp2 chromosome 13, mHipAmp2.hap2, whole genome shotgun sequence encodes:
- the ZNF852 gene encoding zinc finger protein 852: MESSQLPPTQEISKVSKSPDRTSVVLCGVIPGGSEAGDSCEEALEKLEAQPLSEEGTKLESDFLEITQEDKNKSTKDECDECRELGEHPDVSSSPAEHQGVLKGQKFYRCDECGKAFNWSSHLIGHQRIHTGEKPYECNECGKTFRQTSQLIVHLRIHTGEKPFECSDCGKTYRHSSHLIQHQRLHTGEKPYKCNECGKAFNESSKLFDHQRTHTGEKPYGCSECGAVFSRSKSLVRHQVLHTGKKPYKCNECGKAFSSNRNLIDHQRIHTGEKPYECNECGKAFSRSKCLIRHQSLHTGEKPYKCSECGKAFNQISQLADHERIHTGEKPFECTECGKAFSLSKCLIRHQRLHTGEKPYKCSECGKSFNQNSYLIIHQRIHTGEKPYECNECGKVFSHNSSLMVHQRTHTGEKPYKCRDCEKAFRDSSQLTVHQRVHTGEKPYECIECGKAFSQRSTFNHHQRTHTGEKHSGLAWSAS, from the coding sequence TCCTGGAGGATCAGAAGCTGGGGATTCCTGTGAAGAGGCTTTAGAGAAGCTAGAAGCTCAACCCTTAAGTGAAGAAGGGACCAAACTGGAAAGTGATTTTTTGGAAATAACGCAGgaggataaaaataaatccacaaaaGATGAATGTGATGAATGTAGGGAACTTGGGGAACATCCAGATGTGTCCTCCAGTCCTGCAGAACATCAGGGAGTTCTGAAGGGACAGAAATTCTATCGATGTGATGAATGTGGCAAAGCTTTTAATTGGAGTTCACACCTCATTGGGCATCAgagaatccacactggagagaaaccctatgagtgtAATGAGTGTGGCAAGACCTTCAGGCAGACCTCTCAGCTCATAGTCCATCTCAGAATCCACACAGGGGAAAAGCCCTTTGAATGTAGTGATTGTGGAAAGACCTATCGCCACAGTTCTCATCTCATTCAACACCAGAGACTCCATACTGGGGAGAAACCgtataaatgtaatgaatgtggaaaagcTTTCAATGAGAGTTCCAAACTCTTTGACCATCAAAGAAcacatactggagagaaaccatatgGATGCAGTGAGTGTGGAGCTGTCTTTAGTCGGAGTAAAAGCCTTGTCCGCCATCAGGTACTTCACACTGGTAAGAAACCTTACAAGTGTAATGAGTGTGGGAAAGCTTTCTCTTCTAATAGAAATCTTATTGACCATCAAAGaatccacactggggagaagcctTATGAGTGTAATGAATGTGGCAAGGCCTTCAGTCGGAGCAAATGTCTTATTCGACATCAGAGTCtccacactggagaaaaaccatacaaatgcagtgagtgtgggaaagccttcaatCAGATCTCACAACTTGCTGACCATGAGCGAATTCATACTGGTGAAAAACCTTTTGAATGTACTGAGTGTGGAAAGGCATTCAGTCTGAGTAAATGTCTCATTCGACATCAGAGACTTCACACAGGTGAAAAGCCCTATAaatgcagtgaatgtggaaaaTCCTTCAATCAGAACTCATACCTCATTattcatcagagaattcacactggtgagaaaccttatgaatgtaatgaatgtgggaaggTCTTCAGTCATAATTCTAGCCTCATGGTACATCAGAGAAcccatactggagagaaaccctataaatgCAGAGATTGTGAGAAAGCCTTTCGTGACAGCTCACAACTCACTGTGCACCAAagagttcacactggagagaaaccctatgaatgtattgagtgtgggaaagccttcagtcaGCGTTCTACTTTCAATCACCACCAGcgaactcacactggagagaagcatTCAGGTCTGGCTTGGTCTGCTTCTTAA